A genomic region of Azoarcus sp. KH32C contains the following coding sequences:
- a CDS encoding NAD(P)/FAD-dependent oxidoreductase — MSQSDVIIIGSGINSLVCAGVLAKRGRKVVVLEREAVLGGCIRSEELTVPGFLHDTMSTAHPLFVTSPGYAELKDVLHGHGLAYGNNATPTGVLLPDGRSLVLRASRDANVRAMNALAAGDGDAYAEAMAFVEQNAGLIFPLLGNELWSAPVGRMMAGRVWKQGAHETLAFFGPAMQSCRAWLETQFCSPLTKALLAPWVLHTGLGPESAMSALMAKVVAFTLEAVGLPIVQGGNARTVDAFRAHIEACGGRFHTGADVEEILVEGGKARGVRLADGRVFEAKQVVANVTPTQLYGRLLRNGSAPEPLRRQAAEYRYGKGNMQIHLALSAPPQWPEAHLREVIYLHLTDGLDGVSRAVNEAERGLLPVEGTICVAQPCAVDPSRAPAGQWVLWVQLPECPRHVKGDAAGEIAAPADGRWNADVAERYADRIVARIARQAPGLEASILGRKVISPADLEAMNINLVGGDPYSGECSIDQYMFWRPLRGVKNHATPVKNLYQIGASTHPGPGLSGASGFHVANVLARP, encoded by the coding sequence ATGAGCCAGTCCGACGTCATCATCATCGGTAGCGGTATCAACTCGCTAGTATGCGCCGGGGTGCTGGCGAAGCGCGGCAGGAAGGTCGTGGTGCTGGAGCGCGAGGCGGTCCTCGGCGGTTGCATCCGCAGCGAAGAACTGACCGTTCCGGGCTTCCTCCACGACACGATGTCCACGGCGCACCCGCTTTTCGTCACCTCGCCCGGCTATGCCGAACTCAAGGACGTACTGCACGGGCACGGACTGGCCTACGGCAACAACGCCACGCCCACCGGTGTGTTGTTGCCGGACGGCCGCTCGCTGGTGCTGCGCGCCTCGCGCGATGCCAACGTGCGGGCGATGAACGCGCTCGCCGCGGGGGACGGCGATGCCTACGCCGAGGCGATGGCCTTCGTCGAACAGAACGCCGGGCTCATCTTCCCGCTCCTCGGCAATGAGCTGTGGAGCGCGCCGGTCGGCAGGATGATGGCGGGCCGGGTGTGGAAGCAGGGCGCCCACGAGACACTCGCCTTCTTCGGTCCGGCGATGCAGAGTTGCCGCGCTTGGCTCGAAACACAATTTTGCTCACCTTTGACTAAGGCCCTGCTGGCCCCCTGGGTCCTCCACACCGGCCTGGGCCCCGAGAGCGCGATGTCAGCACTGATGGCGAAGGTCGTCGCGTTTACGCTGGAAGCGGTCGGCCTGCCGATTGTGCAGGGCGGCAATGCACGAACGGTCGACGCCTTCCGAGCGCACATCGAAGCCTGCGGCGGCCGCTTCCACACCGGCGCCGACGTTGAGGAAATCCTCGTCGAAGGCGGCAAGGCGCGCGGCGTGCGGCTCGCCGACGGAAGGGTGTTCGAAGCGAAGCAGGTCGTCGCCAATGTGACCCCGACCCAGCTCTACGGCCGCTTGCTGCGGAACGGCAGCGCGCCCGAGCCCCTGCGCCGCCAGGCCGCCGAATACCGCTACGGCAAGGGCAACATGCAGATCCATCTCGCGCTGTCGGCGCCGCCGCAATGGCCGGAAGCGCATTTGCGCGAGGTCATCTACCTGCATCTCACCGACGGCCTCGACGGCGTCTCGCGCGCCGTGAACGAGGCTGAGCGCGGGCTGCTGCCGGTTGAGGGCACGATCTGCGTCGCCCAGCCCTGTGCGGTCGATCCCTCCCGAGCGCCTGCCGGGCAATGGGTGTTGTGGGTGCAGTTGCCCGAGTGCCCGCGCCACGTCAAGGGCGACGCGGCGGGCGAAATCGCCGCGCCGGCCGACGGTCGCTGGAATGCGGACGTTGCCGAGCGCTACGCCGACCGCATCGTCGCAAGGATCGCCCGCCAGGCACCCGGCCTCGAAGCCAGCATCCTCGGCCGCAAGGTGATCTCGCCCGCGGATCTGGAGGCGATGAACATCAACCTCGTCGGCGGGGACCCCTATTCGGGCGAATGCAGCATCGACCAGTACATGTTCTGGCGCCCGCTGCGCGGCGTGAAGAACCACGCGACGCCGGTGAAGAACCTCTATCAGATCGGCGCCTCGACGCACCCCGGCCCCGGTCTGTCGGGCGCCTCGGGCTTCCACGTCGCGAACGTGCTCGCCCGACCCTGA
- a CDS encoding cyclase family protein has translation MTTNNHLAQFAHGLASGAIRVIDLTQTLSPEFPALKLPPDLGQPWPFRMEEISRYDERGPAWYWNNLSMSEHTGTHFDAPVHWISGKDHPDNTVDTIPADRFIAPACVVDCSREAAENPDFLLTIEFLEAWESKHGRIPAGAWVLLRTDWSKRGMPDAYVNAKEDGPHTPGPAEGTVRWLIEQRDVIGFGVESINTDAGQSFAWPTPYPCHYFMHGNNRYGLQCLTNLDRLPPQGAVILAAPLKIRDGSGSPLRVLALVQG, from the coding sequence ATGACAACGAACAACCATCTTGCCCAGTTTGCGCACGGACTCGCCAGCGGCGCAATCCGCGTGATCGACCTGACCCAGACCCTGAGCCCCGAATTTCCGGCGCTGAAGCTCCCGCCGGATTTGGGCCAGCCCTGGCCCTTCCGGATGGAGGAGATCTCGCGCTACGACGAGCGCGGCCCGGCCTGGTACTGGAACAACCTCTCGATGTCGGAGCACACCGGCACCCATTTCGATGCGCCGGTGCACTGGATTTCCGGCAAGGACCATCCCGACAACACCGTGGATACCATCCCCGCGGACCGCTTCATTGCGCCCGCGTGCGTTGTCGATTGCAGCCGCGAGGCCGCCGAAAATCCCGATTTCCTGCTGACCATCGAATTTCTGGAAGCTTGGGAATCGAAGCACGGTCGTATCCCCGCCGGCGCCTGGGTCCTGCTGCGCACCGACTGGTCGAAGCGCGGCATGCCCGATGCCTACGTCAATGCGAAGGAAGACGGCCCGCACACGCCCGGACCGGCCGAAGGCACGGTGCGCTGGCTGATCGAGCAGCGCGACGTCATCGGCTTCGGCGTCGAATCCATCAACACCGACGCAGGACAGTCCTTCGCGTGGCCGACGCCGTATCCCTGCCACTACTTCATGCACGGCAATAACCGCTACGGCCTGCAATGCCTCACGAACCTCGACCGTCTGCCGCCGCAGGGCGCAGTGATCCTGGCCGCGCCGCTCAAGATCCGTGACGGCTCGGGCAGCCCCTTGCGGGTGCTGGCGCTGGTGCAGGGCTGA
- a CDS encoding indolepyruvate ferredoxin oxidoreductase subunit alpha translates to MAERSFKKEVQQLRIPGGEEFRGEGILAITKALLQSGVGYVGGYQGSPISHLMDVLADAKDILEELDVHFETSASEATAAAMLAASVMYPIRGAVTWKSTVGTNVASDALANLASGGVTGGALVIIGEDYGEGSSIMQERSHAFAMKSQMWLLDPRPNLESIVKSVEDGFELSEASNTPVMLQVRIRSCHVHGRFITKENKRPRYTLKEALDNPIRDTTRIVLPPASFQHEHEKIERRWPAAVEFIRERRLNEFFDGDEDYAGEVGLILQGGLYNGVIRALQLLGLADSFGNSRISLYVMNVTYPVIDEEVLEFCQGKRAVLMLEEGQPDYIEQNLHAILRKNRVDTHLAGKDVLPMAGEYTTATMKSGIDAFLRAHLPTALATHEAVAADEVADARVAAAPVAKAKPAAVPITFHPKVKALAEVVPPRPAGFCTGCPERPIFAAMKLTEQDLGEHHVSCDIGCHLFSILPPFNLGATTMGYGLGAASSSAFNVKTGKRSISVMGDGGFWHNGLTSGIANAVFNKNDGVIVIIDNYYSSATGGQDILSSRADNPDRATKNPIENAIRGAGVKWVRTIDRTYDVARMRDTLEEALTTTTDGPKVIIAQSECMLNRQRREKPLFTKKVKAGERAVKERFGVDPDVCTGDHACIRLSGCPSLSVKDSGDPLKEDPVAHVDNSCVGCGNCGEVAEAAVLCPSFYRADIIHNPTGGDRLLAKVRGAVIGWLQRRRAARLARYAL, encoded by the coding sequence ATGGCTGAGCGTTCGTTCAAGAAGGAAGTCCAGCAGCTACGCATTCCCGGGGGCGAGGAATTCCGCGGCGAGGGCATCCTCGCAATCACCAAGGCGCTGCTGCAGTCAGGCGTCGGCTACGTCGGCGGCTATCAGGGCTCGCCGATCTCGCACCTGATGGACGTGCTCGCGGACGCGAAGGACATCCTCGAGGAGCTCGACGTCCATTTCGAAACCAGCGCTTCGGAGGCCACGGCCGCGGCGATGCTCGCCGCCTCGGTGATGTACCCGATCCGCGGTGCGGTCACGTGGAAGTCGACCGTCGGCACCAACGTCGCGTCCGACGCGCTCGCGAACCTCGCGTCGGGCGGCGTCACCGGCGGCGCGCTGGTCATCATCGGCGAGGACTACGGGGAAGGCTCCTCGATCATGCAGGAGCGCTCACACGCCTTCGCGATGAAGTCGCAGATGTGGCTGCTCGACCCGCGGCCCAATCTCGAATCCATCGTCAAGTCGGTCGAAGACGGCTTCGAGCTCTCCGAGGCGAGCAACACGCCGGTGATGCTGCAGGTTCGCATCCGCTCCTGCCACGTGCACGGCCGCTTCATCACCAAGGAAAACAAGCGCCCGCGCTACACGCTGAAAGAGGCGCTGGACAATCCGATCCGCGACACGACTCGCATCGTGCTGCCGCCCGCGTCCTTCCAGCACGAGCACGAGAAGATCGAACGGCGCTGGCCGGCCGCGGTCGAGTTCATCCGCGAGCGCAGGCTCAACGAGTTCTTCGACGGCGACGAGGATTACGCCGGCGAGGTCGGCCTCATCCTGCAGGGCGGCCTCTACAACGGCGTGATCCGCGCGCTGCAGCTCCTGGGCCTGGCCGACAGCTTCGGAAACAGCCGCATCTCGCTGTACGTGATGAACGTCACCTACCCGGTAATCGACGAGGAAGTGCTCGAGTTCTGCCAGGGCAAGCGCGCGGTGTTGATGCTGGAAGAAGGCCAGCCCGACTACATCGAGCAGAACCTGCACGCCATCCTGCGCAAGAACCGGGTCGACACCCATCTCGCCGGCAAGGACGTGCTGCCGATGGCGGGCGAATACACCACCGCGACGATGAAGAGCGGCATCGACGCCTTCCTGAGGGCCCACTTACCCACAGCGCTGGCCACCCACGAAGCTGTGGCGGCCGACGAGGTCGCCGACGCGCGGGTGGCGGCGGCCCCCGTTGCCAAGGCGAAGCCGGCCGCGGTGCCGATCACCTTCCATCCCAAGGTGAAGGCGCTGGCCGAGGTCGTGCCGCCGCGTCCCGCCGGCTTTTGCACCGGCTGCCCGGAACGCCCGATCTTTGCGGCGATGAAGCTGACGGAGCAGGATCTCGGCGAGCACCATGTGTCGTGCGACATCGGCTGCCACCTGTTCTCGATCCTGCCGCCCTTCAACCTCGGCGCGACCACGATGGGTTACGGTCTCGGCGCGGCGTCGAGCTCGGCCTTCAACGTCAAGACCGGCAAGCGTTCGATCTCGGTGATGGGCGATGGTGGCTTCTGGCACAACGGCCTCACCTCCGGTATCGCCAACGCCGTCTTCAACAAGAACGACGGTGTCATCGTTATCATCGACAACTATTACTCGTCGGCGACCGGTGGCCAGGACATTCTGTCGTCGCGCGCCGACAATCCCGATCGCGCTACCAAGAACCCGATCGAGAACGCGATCCGCGGCGCCGGCGTGAAGTGGGTGCGCACGATCGACCGCACCTACGACGTCGCCCGCATGCGCGACACGCTCGAAGAGGCGCTCACGACGACCACCGACGGCCCCAAGGTCATCATCGCCCAGTCCGAGTGCATGCTGAACCGCCAGCGCCGCGAAAAGCCGCTCTTCACCAAGAAGGTCAAGGCTGGCGAACGCGCGGTGAAGGAGCGCTTCGGCGTCGATCCGGACGTGTGCACGGGCGACCACGCCTGCATTCGGCTCTCCGGCTGCCCCTCGCTGTCGGTCAAGGACAGCGGCGACCCGCTCAAGGAAGACCCGGTCGCCCATGTCGACAACAGCTGCGTCGGCTGCGGCAACTGCGGCGAAGTGGCCGAGGCGGCTGTGCTCTGCCCGTCCTTCTACCGCGCTGACATCATCCACAACCCCACTGGCGGCGACCGCCTGCTCGCGAAGGTGCGGGGCGCGGTGATCGGCTGGCTGCAGCGCCGCCGTGCCGCGCGCCTCGCGCGCTATGCCCTGTGA
- a CDS encoding indolepyruvate oxidoreductase subunit beta family protein → MNQTVLHAGTPIKIAILAMGGQGGGVLADWIIEMAEHGGWWAQTTSVPGVAQRTGATIYYLELLPESAAAAAGRPPVLAMMPTPGDIDLVVAAELMEAGRAMQRGLVTPERSTLITSTHRSYSVTEKAALGNGIGDPNKVLDAGREAARRMIAIDLQALAEQAGSVISASLFGAIAGSGALPFGREAFESTIRASGKGVEPSLRAFALGFDAAAQAPATPAAIDTRHPAVTVPERAEHPDVQRLLRKIKTEFPPVAHGMLVAGVRRLIDYQDVAYAGEYLQTCAEIRVLDERHGGTMKGWALTQAAAHRLAVAMSYDDVIRVADLKTRGSRFERVRNEVGAKADQLVYTTEFMHPRLEEICGTLPAGLGRWLENSKGIGAFVKRKMEHGRRVQTGTLTWFLALHLVAGMRRFRRGLLRHRIETAQQREWLNRVVRLVAHGANEGDYELAVEVLHCRRIVKGYSGTHDRGDKRFAVLMKAADKLAGRPGAAMTLHGLLEAAMADEAGKRLDEELARCIQASRSEGAIPDLARAADRSASPSVGPGPWTIGRVDLSDPLRPPAIVGERSRSPTSALMRERGDLIG, encoded by the coding sequence ATGAACCAAACCGTTCTTCACGCGGGTACGCCGATCAAGATCGCCATCCTCGCCATGGGTGGCCAGGGCGGCGGGGTGCTGGCCGACTGGATTATAGAAATGGCGGAGCATGGCGGCTGGTGGGCGCAGACTACCTCGGTGCCGGGGGTGGCCCAGCGCACCGGGGCGACGATCTACTATCTGGAACTTTTGCCCGAGTCGGCCGCCGCGGCCGCCGGCAGGCCGCCCGTCCTGGCGATGATGCCGACGCCGGGCGACATCGACCTGGTAGTGGCCGCCGAACTGATGGAAGCCGGCCGCGCGATGCAGCGGGGGCTGGTGACGCCCGAGCGCAGTACGCTAATCACCTCGACCCATCGCAGCTACTCAGTCACCGAGAAGGCCGCGCTCGGCAATGGCATCGGCGACCCGAACAAGGTGCTCGATGCCGGCCGCGAGGCCGCCAGACGGATGATCGCCATCGACCTGCAGGCGCTCGCCGAGCAGGCAGGCAGCGTGATCTCGGCGAGTCTCTTCGGCGCGATCGCCGGTTCGGGCGCGCTGCCCTTCGGTCGCGAAGCCTTCGAGTCCACGATCCGCGCCAGCGGCAAGGGCGTCGAGCCCAGCTTGCGCGCTTTCGCCCTCGGCTTCGATGCCGCCGCCCAGGCGCCGGCCACGCCTGCGGCGATCGATACGCGTCACCCGGCTGTGACGGTGCCCGAGCGCGCCGAGCATCCCGACGTGCAGCGGCTGCTCAGGAAGATCAAGACGGAATTCCCGCCGGTGGCTCATGGCATGCTGGTCGCGGGCGTGCGGCGGCTGATCGACTACCAGGACGTCGCCTATGCAGGCGAGTACCTGCAGACATGCGCCGAGATTCGCGTCCTCGACGAACGCCATGGCGGCACGATGAAGGGCTGGGCGCTGACCCAAGCCGCGGCGCACCGCCTGGCGGTGGCGATGAGCTACGACGACGTGATTCGAGTCGCCGATCTCAAGACCCGCGGCAGTCGCTTCGAGCGGGTGCGGAACGAGGTCGGCGCCAAGGCGGACCAGCTCGTCTATACGACCGAGTTCATGCACCCGCGGCTGGAGGAGATCTGTGGCACGCTGCCGGCCGGCCTCGGCCGCTGGCTTGAGAATTCGAAGGGCATCGGCGCCTTCGTCAAGCGCAAGATGGAGCACGGGCGCCGGGTGCAGACCGGTACGCTGACGTGGTTCCTGGCGCTCCACCTTGTGGCAGGGATGCGTCGTTTCCGCCGCGGTCTGCTGCGTCACCGGATCGAGACCGCGCAGCAGCGCGAGTGGCTTAACCGGGTGGTGCGGCTTGTGGCTCATGGGGCAAATGAGGGCGATTACGAGCTCGCAGTCGAAGTGCTGCATTGCCGTCGCATCGTCAAGGGCTACAGCGGCACCCACGACCGCGGCGACAAGCGTTTTGCCGTGCTGATGAAGGCCGCTGACAAGCTCGCCGGCCGTCCGGGGGCCGCCATGACGCTGCACGGACTGCTCGAGGCCGCGATGGCCGATGAGGCCGGGAAACGCCTGGACGAGGAGCTTGCACGCTGCATCCAGGCGTCGCGTTCCGAAGGGGCGATTCCAGATCTTGCTCGGGCCGCGGATCGCTCCGCCTCGCCATCTGTTGGACCCGGGCCGTGGACGATCGGGAGGGTAGATCTCTCCGACCCATTGAGGCCCCCCGCGATCGTGGGTGAGAGAAGCCGGTCGCCGACTTCGGCCTTAATGCGAGAGCGAGGCGACCTTATCGGTTGA
- a CDS encoding CopG family ribbon-helix-helix protein has protein sequence MAQTETKVLTAHVPLPLAEKVDQMAARLERSRGWIMKQALSAWIDQEEERSRLTREALADVDAGRVIDHQAVQAWADSLGTDTPLPVPR, from the coding sequence ATGGCACAGACCGAAACCAAAGTGCTGACCGCACATGTCCCCCTTCCGTTGGCGGAAAAAGTCGATCAGATGGCTGCCCGACTTGAACGATCGCGGGGCTGGATCATGAAGCAGGCGCTGTCGGCCTGGATCGACCAGGAGGAAGAGCGCAGCCGCCTGACCCGCGAGGCGCTTGCCGACGTGGACGCCGGTCGGGTCATCGACCATCAGGCCGTGCAGGCCTGGGCCGACAGTCTCGGTACCGACACGCCATTGCCGGTGCCGCGCTGA
- a CDS encoding type II toxin-antitoxin system RelE/ParE family toxin codes for MELKWTGKALSDLARLYEFLAPVNKPAAARTIQALTAAPSSLLVNPRIGERLDEFEPREVRRILVGHYEMRYEIQESTIYMLRLWHTREDR; via the coding sequence ATGGAGCTGAAGTGGACCGGCAAGGCGCTCTCCGACTTGGCTCGTCTGTACGAATTTCTCGCCCCGGTGAATAAGCCTGCCGCTGCACGTACGATACAGGCGCTCACGGCTGCGCCGTCAAGTTTGCTGGTGAACCCGCGCATCGGCGAACGGCTCGATGAATTCGAGCCGCGCGAGGTGCGGCGGATTCTCGTGGGGCATTACGAGATGCGCTACGAGATTCAGGAATCGACGATCTACATGCTGAGGCTGTGGCACACCCGAGAGGATCGCTGA
- a CDS encoding aldehyde dehydrogenase family protein produces the protein MQVFDMIINGRPVKAGSTFEVINPATGEAFARVQAGTAAHVDEAVAAARAAFHDWSRTPDARRKDLLHALGVAIEEDMANLMELVTKESGKPLGGLNGVGSGMEVGGSVAWTHVTADLELPIEVIQDNDEARVEVHRKPLGVVASITPWNWPLMIAIWHVIPALRAGNTVVMKPSGLTPTATIRFVELANRILPPGVLNIVTGESGVGSAIAKHPDINKIVFTGSTPTGRNIMQNAAGNLKRLTLELGGNDAGIVLPDVDPKAVASKLFSVGFHNNGQTCACLKRLYVHDAVYEELVNELARIARDTVVGDGLVDGTELGPVQNKGQLDFVHELVEDARANGARILSGGKARAGSGYFYEPTVIADAKDGMRVVDEEQFGPVLPVIRYSDIDEVIARANANENGLGGSIWSNDRAKAAALALQLECGTAWVNEHAAIQPDAPFGGVKQSGLGVEFGRYGLEEYTSIQTLKIMKQ, from the coding sequence ATGCAAGTTTTCGACATGATCATCAACGGTCGGCCAGTAAAGGCCGGTAGCACCTTTGAAGTCATTAATCCCGCAACGGGCGAGGCCTTCGCGCGCGTTCAAGCTGGAACCGCCGCGCATGTCGACGAGGCCGTTGCTGCGGCGCGTGCGGCCTTTCATGACTGGAGCCGCACACCGGATGCGCGGCGCAAGGATCTGCTGCACGCCTTGGGCGTCGCCATCGAGGAGGACATGGCGAACCTGATGGAACTTGTCACCAAGGAAAGCGGCAAGCCGTTGGGGGGGCTGAACGGTGTCGGCTCGGGCATGGAAGTGGGCGGGTCAGTGGCTTGGACGCATGTCACGGCCGATCTCGAGCTGCCGATCGAGGTGATCCAGGACAATGATGAGGCGCGCGTCGAAGTGCACCGCAAGCCTCTGGGTGTCGTGGCGTCGATCACACCGTGGAACTGGCCGCTGATGATCGCCATCTGGCACGTGATTCCGGCGCTGCGTGCGGGCAATACAGTTGTGATGAAACCGTCCGGGCTGACGCCGACGGCAACGATCCGCTTTGTCGAACTCGCGAACCGCATCCTGCCTCCCGGCGTGCTGAACATTGTCACCGGCGAGAGCGGCGTCGGCTCTGCGATCGCGAAGCACCCGGACATCAACAAGATCGTCTTCACCGGCTCGACGCCGACGGGCCGCAACATCATGCAGAACGCCGCTGGCAATCTGAAGCGGCTTACGCTCGAGCTTGGCGGCAATGACGCAGGTATCGTCCTTCCGGATGTCGACCCGAAGGCGGTCGCGTCCAAGCTCTTCAGCGTCGGCTTCCACAATAACGGCCAGACCTGCGCCTGCCTCAAGCGTTTGTACGTCCATGATGCTGTTTACGAGGAACTCGTTAACGAACTCGCCCGCATCGCGCGCGATACGGTCGTCGGCGACGGCCTCGTCGACGGCACCGAGCTCGGTCCGGTGCAGAACAAAGGCCAACTCGATTTTGTGCACGAACTGGTCGAAGACGCCCGCGCCAACGGTGCCCGCATCCTCTCGGGCGGCAAAGCTCGCGCGGGCAGCGGCTACTTCTACGAGCCTACCGTGATTGCGGACGCGAAGGACGGCATGCGCGTCGTCGACGAGGAACAGTTCGGACCGGTGCTGCCGGTGATTCGTTACTCCGACATCGACGAAGTCATCGCGCGCGCGAACGCCAACGAGAACGGGCTGGGCGGTTCGATCTGGTCGAACGACCGCGCGAAGGCCGCGGCACTCGCGCTGCAACTCGAATGTGGCACGGCGTGGGTGAATGAACATGCCGCGATCCAGCCTGACGCCCCTTTCGGAGGCGTCAAACAATCGGGGCTCGGTGTCGAGTTCGGCCGCTACGGGCTCGAGGAGTACACGTCGATCCAGACACTGAAGATCATGAAGCAGTGA
- a CDS encoding YCF48-related protein, with product MMKKYRMMLGMSVAIIAALSTATPALAGEGAGVVPRAAERSASASRSMILAATQAGQRLVAVGDRGVVLLSDDRGGSWRQASKVPVNATLTGVSFADERNGWAVGHWGVILHTEDGGETWTSQRMETSEDRPLFSVHFTDAQHGTAVGLWSLLLTTTDGGKTWDKVSLPAPPNDTRADRNLMHVFADRRGDLFVVGERGTVLHSADRGQTWAYRPTGYRGSFWSGTALADGTLLVAGLRGSLYRSSDGGETWHKVVTGTQSSITGVVPLVDRVLAVGLDGLTLESRDAGSSFEVHQRPDRLSLTAAVGAGSSQVVLFSRAGVVPTE from the coding sequence ATGATGAAGAAATATCGAATGATGCTCGGCATGTCGGTAGCGATCATCGCGGCACTGTCGACGGCGACGCCCGCGCTTGCAGGTGAAGGCGCCGGGGTCGTGCCGCGCGCTGCAGAACGGTCGGCGTCGGCGAGCCGGTCGATGATTCTCGCGGCAACGCAGGCAGGGCAGCGGCTTGTCGCAGTGGGGGATAGGGGTGTCGTGCTGCTGTCGGATGACCGGGGTGGCAGTTGGCGGCAGGCGTCCAAAGTACCGGTCAATGCGACGCTGACCGGCGTGTCGTTCGCCGACGAACGCAACGGCTGGGCAGTCGGGCACTGGGGCGTCATCCTGCATACCGAGGACGGCGGCGAGACCTGGACGAGCCAACGCATGGAAACCTCCGAGGACCGGCCGCTCTTCTCGGTGCATTTCACCGACGCGCAGCATGGCACGGCGGTTGGACTTTGGTCGCTGCTGCTCACGACGACTGATGGCGGCAAGACCTGGGACAAGGTCAGTCTGCCGGCCCCGCCCAACGACACGCGTGCCGATCGCAACCTGATGCACGTCTTTGCGGACCGACGGGGCGACCTCTTCGTCGTCGGCGAGCGCGGCACGGTACTGCACTCTGCAGACCGTGGCCAGACTTGGGCCTACCGGCCGACCGGTTACCGTGGCTCCTTCTGGAGCGGTACGGCACTCGCTGACGGCACGCTGCTGGTCGCGGGCCTGCGCGGCAGCCTGTATCGCAGCAGCGATGGAGGAGAGACCTGGCACAAGGTCGTCACCGGCACGCAGAGTTCGATCACCGGAGTCGTCCCGCTCGTGGACCGGGTGCTTGCAGTCGGGCTCGACGGCTTGACGCTCGAAAGCCGGGATGCCGGTTCCAGTTTCGAGGTGCACCAGCGTCCCGACCGCTTGTCGCTCACGGCGGCTGTCGGCGCAGGTTCGTCGCAGGTAGTGCTGTTTTCGCGCGCCGGCGTCGTGCCAACGGAATGA